The Mycolicibacterium mucogenicum DSM 44124 genomic sequence AGGGCGTCGCCCTGGCCATGGGGGTCGAGTTGACGGCCGCGCTGTTGGCCGCGGCGGCGTGGGTGACGGGATTGGTGGTCGGTAGTTGACCGCAGCGGGAAGGACTTTCGACGCGTCGGCCGGTGAGCTGCTTCTGCACACCGGCGTCACCGGTACCGCGGCTCGGATGGGACACCGGTTGACCATCGCGATGAGATCGTGGCGCGCGACCGTCGACGTGGACGGGGACGTACCCACGTCGGTCGAGGTGACCGTCGACCTGAACTCGCTGGAAGTCCTGACGGGGGAGGGCGGCATGACGCCGCTGTCCGGCTCGGAGAGGACGATGGTGCGCAACAACGCGCTGAAAACGCTGCAGGCCAAGCGCTTTCCGCAGGCGACATTCCGCTCGTCGGCAATCGAACGGAGCGGCGACGCGTGGCGGCTCACCGGGACTCTGGACCTCGGCGGCCAGAGCCACGAGCAGACCGTCGTCGTCCACGTGGTGCAGGACGGCGCGGACGTGCAGGTCACCGGCGAGGCGCTGGTGCGGCACAGCGACCATCGCATCAAACAGTTCTCGATGCTGATGGGCGCGATGAAAGTGGCCGACGAGGTCCGGGTGACACTCGCCGCGCCACCGACGGACCGGACCTAGCCCCTCAGCACCGCGCGCAACCGCGTCACCTGTTCGTCGGTGACGCCAATGGCGGCAAGGTAATTCGATAGCGAACCGTATTCGGCGTCGACGACGGCCAGGGCCG encodes the following:
- a CDS encoding YceI family protein gives rise to the protein MTAAGRTFDASAGELLLHTGVTGTAARMGHRLTIAMRSWRATVDVDGDVPTSVEVTVDLNSLEVLTGEGGMTPLSGSERTMVRNNALKTLQAKRFPQATFRSSAIERSGDAWRLTGTLDLGGQSHEQTVVVHVVQDGADVQVTGEALVRHSDHRIKQFSMLMGAMKVADEVRVTLAAPPTDRT